The following proteins are encoded in a genomic region of Hippopotamus amphibius kiboko isolate mHipAmp2 chromosome 8, mHipAmp2.hap2, whole genome shotgun sequence:
- the TMEM185B gene encoding transmembrane protein 185B, with product MNPRGLFQDFNPSKFLIYACLLLFSVLLPLRLDGVIHWSYWAVFAPIWLWKLLVLAGASVGAGVWARNPRYRTEGEACVEFKAMLIAVGIHLLLLMFEVLVCDRVERGTHFWLLVFMPLFFVSPVSVAACVWGFRHDRSLELEILCSVNILQFIFIALRLDRIIHWPWLVVFVPLWILMSFLCLVVLYYIVWSLLFLRSLDVVAEQRRTHVTMAISWITIVVPLLTFEVLLVHRLDGHNAFSYISIFVPLWLSLITLMATTFRRKGGNHWWFGIRRDFCQFLLEIFPFLREYGNISYDLHHEDSEDVEETSAPEAPKIAPMFGKKARVVITQSPGKYVPPPPKLNIDMPD from the coding sequence ATGAACCCCAGGGGCCTGTTCCAGGACTTCAACCCGAGTAAGTTTCTCATCTACGCCTGCCTGCTGCTCTTCTCCGTGCTGCTGCCCCTCCGCCTGGACGGCGTCATCCATTGGAGCTACTGGGCCGTGTTCGCCCCCATCTGGCTGTGGAAGCTCCTGGTCCTCGCGGGCGCCTCGGTGGGCGCGGGCGTTTGGGCGCGGAACCCGCGCTACCGCACCGAGGGGGAGGCCTGCGTGGAGTTCAAGGCCATGCTGATCGCTGTGGGCATCCACCTGCTGCTGCTCATGTTCGAGGTCCTGGTCTGCGACAGAGTGGAGCGGGGGACCCACTTCTGGCTGCTGGTCTTCATGCCGCTCTTCTTCGTGTCCCCCGTGTCCGTGGCTGCCTGTGTGTGGGGCTTCCGACACGACCGGTCCCTGGAGCTGGAGATCCTGTGCTCCGTCAACATCCTGCAATTCATCTTCATCGCCCTGAGGCTGGACCGGATCATCCACTGGCCGTGGCTGGTGGTGTTTGTGCCGCTCTGGATCCTCATGTCGTTCCTCTGCCTGGTGGTCCTCTATTACATCGTCTGGTCCCTTCTGTTCCTGCGCTCCCTGGATGTGGTTGCTGAACAACGAAGAACGCACGTGACCATGGCCATCAGCTGGATTACCATCGTGGTGCCCCTACTCACCTTCGAGGTTCTGCTGGTGCACAGGCTGGATGGCCATAACGCCTTCTCCTACATCTCCATATTCGTCCCCCTTTGGCTCTCGTTAATCACATTGATGGCCACAACCTTTAGGCGGAAAGGGGGCAACCATTGGTGGTTTGGTATTCGCAGAGATTTCTGTCAGTTTCTGCTcgaaattttcccatttttaagaGAATATGGGAACATTTCCTATGATCTACATCATGAAGATAGTGAAGATGTTGAAGAAACATCGGCTCCAGAAGCTCCTAAAATCGCTCCGATGTTTGGAAAGAAGGCCAGGGTGGTGATAACCCAGAGCCCTGGGAAATATGTTCCCCCACCTCCCAAGTTAAATATTGACATGCCAGATTAA